GGATACCTCACGAAGGAGGACCTGATGCTGTGAGGAAAGGTTAAATTCAGGTTTGCTGCACGGTTATCCGGAGGGAGAAACATGAAGATAAAGCTCGAACACGGGGCAGGCGGAGAGATAATGGAGGAGCTCCTAAGGGACGTCGTACTGAAGAGCCTGAGCCTGAAATCTGCCGGTGGAATCGGATTGGATGCCCTCGACGATGGGGCGGCGATACCCCTCGGCGATAAGCACCTTGTGTTCACGATAGACGGCCACACGGTCAAGCCGCTCTTCTTCCCGGGTGGAGACATAGGGCGCCTGGCCGTCAGCGGGACGGTGAACGACCTGGCCGTCATGGGGGCCAAGCCCTTAGCATTAGCCAACTCCATGATAATCGGAGAGGGCTTCGACGGTGAGGATCTGAAGAGAATACTCCGCTCGATGGACGAGACTGCCAAAGAGGTGCCGGTTCCCATCGTCACCGGCGATACCAAGGTTGTTGAGGACGGTATAGGCATCTTCGTCATAACGGCAGGAATAGGAATCGCGGAGAGGCCTGTAAGCGACGCCGGAGCGGAAGTTGGCGACGTTGTTCTCGTCAGCGGGACCCTCGGAGACCACGGGATAGCGCTGATGAGCCACAGGGAGGGCATAGCCTTCGAGACTGAGCTCGAGAGCGACGTTGCCCCGATATGGGAGGTTGTGGAGGCGGTAGCTAAAGCGATAGGCTGGGAGAACATACACGCCATGAAGGACCCCACGAGGGGTGGACTAAGCAACGCCCTCAACGAGATGGCGAGGAAGGCCGACGTCGGGATACTCGTAAGGGAGGCCGACGTACCAGTGAGGCCGGAGGTCAGGGCGGCGAGCGATATGCTGGGCATAAACCCCTTCGATGTCGCCAACGAGGGCAAAGTGGTCATGATCGTTCCACGAGAGCACGCGGAGGAGGCGCTGGAAGCTATGAGGAGCACCGAAAAGGGGAAGAACGCGGCGATAATCGGCGACGTCATAGAGGACTACAGGGGCAAGGTTCTCGTGGAGACGGGCATAGGCGGAAAGCGCTTCCTTGAGCCGCCGGCCGGAGACCCGGTTCCGAGGGTCTGCTGAGCCCCTTTTCACAATTCCCACTTTTGTCCTTAACCTTCGGTTTGGGAAAGCCGTATAAGGCTCTTTTTCCAATTTCGACCGGTGAGGGAGATGATAATCGCAAAGCCCTGCGTAACGATGAAGGGAGTCGTCATAAGCGGCTACTCGTGGGACAGGAAGGTGAAGGTTGACCTCACGAGAACCGCCCAGTGCCTGAAGGAGAAGGGCTACACCGTGAAGAAGCTCCTGCCGGGGATGATGCTCATTCTCGAAATGGAGGGCTATGAAACGAGCGTCTATCCGAGCGGCAAGATAATAATCAAGCTCCTCGAGGATGCAAAAAAAGGTGAGGAGCTCGCTCGAATCATCTACGACTGCGCTGGAGTTCTGGAGGTGGTTTCATGAGGATTCCGGAGGACGTTAGGAAGGACATTCCACTGACCGAGGAGGTCATATACTTCGACAACACGGCTACTTCGCTCACGCCGAGGCCGGTTATAGAGGCGATGGACGGGTACTACCTCAAGTACCGCGCCAACGTCCACAGGGGAATACACAGGCTCTCTCAAATGGCGACCCACAAGTACGAGGAGAGCAGGAAGGTCGTTGCCGATTTCCTCAACGCGGAGTTCGAGGAGATAGTCTTCACCAAAAACACGAGCGAGAGCCTCAATTTAGTTGCTCTCGGTCTTGAGCATCTCTTCAAGCCCGGCGACAAGATAGTGACGACGCCCTACGAGCACCACTCGGATCTGCTCCCATGGCAGAGGCTGGCCAAAAAGCTCGGGCTGAGGCTCGAGTTCATAGAGGGCGACGACGAGGGCAACCTCGACCTGAACGACGCTGAGAAGAAGATTAGAGACGCGAAGCTGGTGGCAGTTCAGCACGTCTCCAACGCCCTCGGTGTTATCCACGAGGTCGAGGAACTCGGAAAGATGGCGAAGGAAGCGGGGGCGATATTCGTCGTTGATGCCGCCCAGAGCGCCGGCCACATGGAGGTGGACGTGAAGAGGCTCCACGCGGACTTCTTGGGGTTCTCGGGCCACAAGGGGCCGATGGGGCCGACTGGAATAGGCGTTCTCTACATCAACGAGGAGTTCTTTGAGACCTTCGAGCCGCCGCTGATAGGAGGTGGAACGATAGAGGACGTCGGGCTGGAGGACTACAAGCTGACCGAGCCACCCGAACGCTTTGAGGCTGGAACGCCCAACATAGGCGGCGCGATAGGCCTCGCCGCTGGAATAAGGTACATCGAGAAAATCGGGATAGACAGAATCGAGAGACAGGAGCACAAGCTCGTCAAGCGCATAACCGAGGGCCTCGATGAGCTCGAAGTGCCCTGGTACGGGCCGAGGAACCTGAAGAAGCACGCCGGTGTCGTCAGCTTCAACGTTCCACCGCTCCATCCCCACGACGTCGCGGCGATACTTGACGAGCACGGCATCATGGTGAGGAGCGGTCACCACTGCGCATTACCTGTGATGAAGAAGCTCGGGATAAACGGCACGGCTAGGGCCTCGTTCCATGTCTACAACAGCGTGGAAGAGGTCGAGACTTTCCTCGGCGTCATGGAAGAGCTGGTGAGGAGCCTGAGGTGATTTTCCCATTTCCCTTTTGAACGGCTGTCGTTCGGGAAAATGTAAATCAGAGGGGCAGCTCACCCCATTCGACGTTTATCGTCTCCGGGGTGCGGTAGATAAAGGCCCCCTCCCCCTTGTGGACGTGCTTCCTCATCGGGCCCGGGGGAACACCGTTCGTCTCGTAGATAACGCTCTGGATGTCCGGGTCGTGGTAAAGGACCAGGCTCGGACCGGCCAGGTTCATTATTGAATCTATCGCGTACTGCGTCGCGAGAACCGTCACCCTGGCCCGAATGGGCCTCGTTATCAGGGGTATGGCGGCACCGCCGGCCGTGGTGTAGGCTAAGACCGCGGCGTCGTTGACGCCTATCATGGTGTTCCTCCTGTGTCTGATTACCGCACTCACAACCAGAAAAGCTATGCCTGCAATGGTTATGCTGTATGTCTCACCCAGCTCCACCAGGATGTTCTTCCCGAACTTCGGCGGTTTCCCTGAGTAGAAGGCCTCGTCCAGAGGCGTGTAGCTCTCCTGGATAACCTCGGCGTATTTTCCCTCAGATTTCATGGCCTCGGGAACGCTCTTCACCTTTCCGGCAAGGAAGTCGGCGTAGAGCCTGTCCGTCAGGGTTCTGTCCAACCCATAGACGGTCTGCACTATCGTTGCCGCGGTGTAGCCGTCGAGAAGGTCCTCCCTCGCGAGGGCTATTGGGTCGAGGCCCGTTCCCTGGCCGTCCTTCACCCTGATGATGGTGTCAAACCCCTCCTCCGGAAAGTCTCCCTCCGTGTCGAAGATGACGACTCCATAGTCAATCTCCCTGTACCTGCCCGCCAAGTACTTCAGGGCCTTCCCAGGCCATTCGTCCATTCCAAAGACCTTGAGAGTCCTACCGTGGTAAACGGGGTCGTAGAAAACGTCCTCCCCTTCCCTTTCAAAAAGCCTAACCGCTATACGACTGTACTTCATACGGTTCACCGATGGAGAATAGGAAAAGGTTCTATAAACGGATTCTGGTTCGGTTTAGAGCACCTTCACCATCCGCTCCATCCATGGGCTGACGCGGACCCGGATGTAGCCGCGCAGCTTGTCATCGACCTCCCTGTCGCCGGTGTAAACCCTAACGAAGCCGTTCCTGAGCTTGGAAGGTGTCGCCACAACGATTATGTTCTCCTTGGGAATCCTTCGCAGAACCTCCGCCGAGAACTGCTGATTTCCCCTGCCGAAGAGGAATCCAAGGCCCCCGATTACGGTTACAACGATTCTGGCGTTCTCCCCCGCGAACCTCAGCAGGTCTTTCTCCGCGGCATCTTTGACGATGAGCCTAGCCTCACCGTTTTTAATCTCAACGATGTCAACGCCCAGGAGCGTTCCGTTTATCCCCAGCAGGTCTTTGAGCTTCTTTACCGTTGAGCCAGCACCGAGGAAATATATCCCATCCTCAAGCTCCTCGGCCAGGGCAGCTATTATGGCATCCACGTCCTCGGCCTCGTCCGTCTTCGTGGGCTCCTTCGCACCCTGAAGGAGGAGCTCGGCATAGGGTGTCAGTGCCTTCCCGTAGTGCTTTGGCCTCACCTCGTCGTGCCTGAAGGCGTTCTCATCCAGGTCCATGACGTCCCGCTCTACAAGCTTGGCATTCCCGTTGAGGAATTCAACTACGAGCCTTGCTGCGTCCTCGGGGGATGCCGCGAAGACCCCGGAGAACATCTTAACGCCCGTCGGAACGCCGAGTATCGGAACCTCCCTCCCGGCGACGCTGAAAACGTCCCTCGCGGTTCCGTCGCCGCCGGCGAAGACTATCAGCTCAACCCGGCCGAGCATCCTCTTCACGAGTTCCTTCGTGTCGTCGCTATCCGTATCCGGAATCCTAACGCCGAGGACCTCGCGGTAGCGTACATCCCTGTGTCTGATGACCTCGTAGGGAAAATCGAACTCCGCCAGAACCTCTTCCCCCAAACCATCGGGTCCGGTTAAGAACTCGACGTCCTTTCCCTCCGCGTAGTTGCTCAGCTCGTGGAGGAAAAGTCTCGCAACGTCGGCCGCGATGGGCCTTGCACCCCTCTTTATGGCCTCCTCAACGACGCCGTCCGTGCCCTTCAGGGCCACCTTACCGCCCATTCCAGCTATGGGGTTGATTATCAGTCCAACGCGCATGCTATCACCTCATGTATTTCCTCGCGAACACCGTCAGGAAGACCGCCCACATGAACATGCCAAACAGGGCCTCGACGGAGGCTATAACCCTCCCAATCCCTATCGGGTGGTAGTCGCCGTAGCCGAGGGTAGTTGCGGTGACGACGCTGAAGTACTCGTAGTCGAGAAAGCCCATAGCTCCGGAGATGCCCTCGACGCTCCGCGTCAGAAAGAACAGGATTGGGAAGAAGACGTTGACCGCGCCGAGCCATATGAGTATGGGCCTCTTCCAGTCGGTGCCGTATTTGCAGGTCAAATCCGCAAAGAGCCACTCGAAAAGTGCTTCCATCCTCATGAAGAGCCTCTTAATCCCCTTCCTCCTGCCGCTCAGCCGGGAGTTCCTCTTGGCCACCATCTCCAGATAGTAGTAGCGGTCGGCCCTCTCGAAGTCCCCGTTCCGCTCCCAGCTTATCCTGGCGAGGCGGTAGAAAACTTCCGCAGCGCGGTGGCTGTTGAACTTACAGTCCTCGACCTCAACGAAGCCCTCGACGTTGAGTTCCACCGGGATGTTGGGCAGAACCGTGGAGTTCCAGGCAAAGTCGCCGTGGAAAGATACCTTCCGGAATATCAGGTTGCCCATGACCCTAGTGTGCACGAACTCGGGATTCCTGAGCCAGCTTCCCAGAATTTCGGCGTGGCCAAAAATGTTTAAGTTCTCGAGCACGAGGTTGCCGTGGAACCGCCTTATGCTGAGCCTGACCTGCCTCTTGAAGCGCGCCGACTGGTCGAAGCCTATGTCCCGGAGAACAAGGGCGGTGGCCTTAACAGCCCTCTCGCGCGATTCGGATGGCTTTACCCCATGTTCCTCAAGGATTTTCCGCAGGAGGGGATAGCGGACGTTTATTCCAATCCTGCGGACTTCACTCAGGTCGCTCAGCTCTATCCTCCCGGTCGCGGTTCTGCGCTCCCCGTACTCCTTTTCGCCCTCCTCCCCCTTGCCGGTGTACTCGGTTGAGTTTATCATGACGTAGCGAACGCTCGAATTTCTGATGTAGACCGAGTTGGAGAACCCAACGCGGAGCAGGTTCAGGCCGAAAATGTGAGAGCCGTGAACGGTGAACGTTCCCAGCTCGCTCTCAAAGACGACCAGCCTGCCCACCGTGGAGTTGTAGAAGATTACACCCGACACGTTAACGCCCTCGAAGAGTATCGTCCTGACCTGGGAGTTTTTAAAGACTATCGGCTTCTCAGCGTTGAAATCGCTTATTTTGACGTCGTAGAGGTAAACACCCTCAAAATAGGTCTGGCCCGCCCTGAGCCTCTTGAGAAAAGCCTCCTCCTTCACCCTCTTTATTTCATCCCCCAAAAGCCTCTCGCCCTCGTCGTAGGGGATATGGAGGGGGCAGTAGGCGGAGCCCTCTATGGGCTTCAACCTGCACCTCTGCCCGTTCTCGTAGGTGTACTCGCACATGGCCCTCCCCGGTAAACTAGCTTCCCGAATAATTAAGGTTTTCTCCTGCTCGGGAGGGCGCGCATGTAGAAACGCCTTCCCCCGTACTCGAGTTCGATTAGCTTTCCGTCCCGGATAAGCCCTTCCACCACGTCCCAGTCGGCCCCTGCTTTTCTCAGGAGCTCCCTCACAGCCTCTTCCCTCATCGGGTGCACTGCGGTTATGCTCAGCAGGTCTTCCTCGACGTCCCCGGTTGAGGCGAAGGCGTTCCCCTCATAGCCTATGAGGTATTCGACCCGGTCCCCGCCGAGTCTCTCCGAGAACAGCTGGTAGGCGAGGTGTATCGTCTCCTCGCTCGCAGGTTCGACCCACGGTTCGGCGGGAGGCCTCGTGGGGATTCCTATGTACGCCTTGTCCGGCCCGAGCTCCGCCAGAAAGTCAGCAATTTTTTCAAGTTCTCCGCCGTAGTCAACGTTTATCAGCATGGTCTCGGTAACGAGCTTCCCTCCGAAGCCGTCCGCGAAGGTGAGCATGCCGTCGAGGATTTTCTCAAGCGAGAGGCTCCTGTGGGGTCTGTCCACCCTGCGCCAGAGGGGTTCGCTCACGGCATCGAGCTTCAGGGAGACGAAGTCGAACTCAAAAAGCTCCTCCCTGACGTCCTCCCTCCATATCAGCGAGGAGTTCGTGAGTATCGCAAGGGGTATCCCTAGGGATTTCAGCATCTCCACCTCTCTGGACAGGTTTACGTCGAGCGTCGGCTCCCCGTCGGGAACGAAGGTGATGTAGTCTATCCTTTCCCCGGCCGCTTCGGCTTCCTCGACCTTCCGCGAAACCTCCTCGAAGATCAGTTCCGGCTCGTAGAAAGCCCTCCTCTCCACCTCCATCCTCAGGGTTCTGCCTATCTGGCAGTAGACGCAGGCGTAGGAGCAGACCTTATCGGGTATGTTGTTTATTCCAAGGCTCTTACCGAGTCTCCTCGATGGAACCGGACCGAAGGCTATCATGTCACCACCAGAATTAGGTTAACCTAAAAGCGTATAAGGTTTGCCCAAACGGAAGGTTCAAAATGGGAAGGAAGAAGGATAACAGGGTAATCACCGCTGGGGAGTGAGGTGTTCGCATGCTGCTGACCGAATTCAAGAAAAAGGCCCTGAGGCTCATCGACGAGGAGCTCAAGGTTCTGGACTTCTCCTTTGGCCTGCCCTACACCTACGTGCTGATTGAGGGGAAGAGGGGAAAAGCCCTCGGCGTTGCCATGACCCTCCCCGAGGAGATAGGGAGATTCGACAACTCCATCGAGGAGCCCGCTCTGGAGGCGTTCATTGAAAGGGCCGACAGCCTCAACATCATCGAGAGGTCCCTGGGCCTGGCGGCGATAAACGCGGTTTCTCAGTACTACATCGACTTGAGTGATGCAAAGTGGGTTGACGCCGTGGAACTGCTCGACGGCGACGTCGAGAAGGTAGCCGTCATCGGAAACATGCCGCCGATAGTCAGGGCCCTGCGGGAGAGAGGTTTCGAGCTCTACGTCTTCGAGAGAAACCCGAAGCTCTGGGATAGGGAAACTCTGAGCGATTCCCTGGAGTACTGGCTTCTGCCGGAGGTGGACGCCGTGATGGCGAGCGCCTCCTGCATGATCAACGGAACCCTCGACATGCTCCTCGACAGGGCAAAGAACGCCAGGATTTTCCTCCTGACCGGCCCCACGGGACAGGTCCTCCCGGAGTTCCTCAGGGGCACCGGGGTGACTCACGTGGCCTCGATGAAGGTCGTGAAGGTTGAAAGGGCGATACTCCAGCTGAAGCTCGGCTGCTTCAGGGGCTTCTCCGACGAGAGTAGGAAATACGTCCTCGAAATATGAGGATTTCTTCTTCATTCTTTATTCCGGGCCCATTAAATGAACCATTCTGGACATTACGGTATGCCCTGCGTCACGAATCTTTTTAAACTAAACCGGCCTCCCGGAGGCCTCAAGGTGAGAAAAATGAGTCAGAGAGTTGCCATCGCGGTGAGGAACGCATCGGTCGCAAACCGCTACCGCTACATCCCCAGGATGCCCAGGTGGTTCTACTCCTTCGTGCCGTTCAAGGTGGCCACCGGTGGAAGCTCCGCCCTGGTTAGCCTCTACCTCCTGGAACTCGGGGGGAACGCCTCAACCGTTGGATTGACCTTCGCTCTCGCAAGCCTGGCCTCGATGCTCGGCGCGCTGTTCTGGGGCAGGGTGAGCGACAGGACACTGCGGAGAAAGCCGTTCATACTCCTTGGCTTTGCCAGCGTTCCGCTCTTCCTTACGGCGATGGCCTTCGTGAAGACCCCGGCTCAGCTCATCGCGGTAAACACGGTATACGCATTTTTCCTTGCCCCAACCCTATCGGTTCCCATAGCCCTCGTGCTGAGGAGCGTGAGGAAGCACAGCTGGGACCACGCCATCGGCAAGTTCAACGAGATAAGCGGCTGGGGGTGGGTCCTCGGACTGGTTCTCGGTTTTGGCCTGTCGAGGTTCCTGACCATGCCCCAGCTGTTCATAGCCTTCGCCATCCTGGGCCTGCCCTCGGTCTTTATGGGGGAGCGGATGATACGGGAGGCTCCGATATACATCAACAGGCGGGCCATCAAAGCGTTCGGCAACTACGTCGTCGAAAAGGCCCGCTACTTCCCCAGCTTCATACTACACACCAACTTCAGCCTTCCAGAGGGTCTGAGGAGGTTCTACATAGCCTTCCTGCTCTTCTGGATAGCTGCAGGCCTCTACTTTCCCCAGATGCCGGTGCTCCTCACGAGTGAGGGCTACACGAGGGAGGTCGTGTACCTGGCACTCATAGCCAACTCCGCGGTCTCGGCGATGAACTACACCCGCGTCGGGGTCGCGATGGGGGGAGGGAAGGAAGGGGTCCTGAGAAAGGGACTGCTCCTCCGCGCCGGGGCCTTCGCCACGATGGTGCTCGGAATCCTGCTCTCCCCGGTGCTGCTTCCACTGGCCGTTGCCTCCTATATCCTGGCTGGCTACTCCTGGGCCTTCATCGGAATATCCTCGACTGCCATAGTCAGCGAGAGGGCCGGAGAAAAGGAGAAGGGCAGCGCAATGGGGACTTACAACGTCGTCAGCTCGGCGGGGTACATCACGGGCAGCGCCCTCGGCGGCTTTGCCGCTTCCACCGTCGGCTTTGTCCCAATCTTTGGAGCAGGACTGCTCCTGCTGGGCACCAGCATCGCCCTGCTGAAAAAGTGAGAAGAGTCAGAACTTCAGAACCCTGGCAAGGACTATGAGCGGGTCCCAGACCGGGGCGAAGGGCGGTGCGTACGCCAGATCCGTGAAGAAGACATCCCTGGTCGTGAAACCCGCGGTGAGCATGGCCGCCGCGGTGTCTATTCTCGACAGTATCTCCGCACCGACGGCCTGAACTCCAAGGAGTCTGTTCGTCTCGTTGTCCACAACTCCTTTCAGCCATATCGGCTTGGCACCTGGATAATAATGCGGCCTCGTGCCGGCTTTTATGAATGCAGTCCTGACGTCGTAGCCCTCCCTTATCGCTTCGGCCTCCGTCAGGCCGGTCTTGCCTATCTCAACGTCGAAGAACTTGGTCACGCTCGTTCCAAGCACTCCAGGGAAGTGCACCTCCCTCCCGGCTATGTTGCTTCCGGCAACGTAGCCCATCTTGTTTCCGACGGGAGCGAGGGGTATCCACACCCTCCTGCCGGTGATGAGGTGCTTCGTCTCGGCAACGTCTCCGGCGGCGTAGACGTTTTCGACGCTCGTCTCCATTTTCTCGTTCGTCCATATAGCGCCAGTCTCGCCCATTCTTACGCCAAGCTCCCTGGCCAGCTCAACGTTGGGCCTTATCCCCGTGGCCAGTATCACGATGTCGGCCCTGTACTCACCGGCGTCGGTGATGACCCTCTCGACCCTCTCCTCACCCCCGATGCGCAGGATTATCTCCTGCGTTCTCAGGTTTATCCTCTTCCTCATCTCCTCTTCAAGGACGTCAGTGACTTCCTTGTCGAAGGCCTTGGCCATGACCCTCTCGTTCCTCTCTATGAGGGTGACGTTCTTCCCCTGGGCCGCGAAGGCCTCGGCCATCTCAACGCCTATGTACCCGCCGCCGATGATGACAACGTTCTCAACGCTGTTCCTCTCCATGTACTCCCTTATGGCAACGGCATCTGGCGGGAGGTCCGCGGTGAAGACTCCCGGGAGGTCGATTCCCTCAACCGCCGGAACCCTGGGCGAGGCGCCGTTAGCGAAGACGAGGTAGTCCCATCCGTAGGTGTGCTCCCCATCGAGCTCCCTGACCCTGACCTCCCCCTGGGCGACTTCAAGGACCTCCGCCCTCATGTGGAGGTCTATGCCCCTCTTCTTGATGAAGACCTCCGGCGGGTAGTGCATGAGCTTCTCCTTCGGCGAGATGCCCTCGACAACGTAGGGCACGCCGCAGGGAGCGTGGCTGACCCACTCGGTAGCCTCGAAGACCTTGACGTCCCACTCCGGTTTGAGCCTCTTAACGCGCGAAGCCGCGCTCATTCCGGCCGCTCCACCACCTATGATAACCACCGTCTTCTTCATGAGCATCACCAGGAAAGGTTCAAAACCTAAGGTTAAAAAGATTGGTGGGACAGAAACGGGTCATTCCTTTCTGCCGAGGAAGTACTTCCTGCCCTTGACCTCTATCATGCGGTAGACCTCGCCTTCCTTGAGCTCCATGGAGGGCCTTTCTAGTTCGTAGGTCTCGTAGGTCTCCATGTCCATAAGCTGGACCTCCCTCGGGGTTATGCTCGTCACCATCGCCTCGCTCCTCTCGCCCTCGACCACATCTATGCCCTCGCGCTTAACGGTTTTCCAGTCGTGGTATTCGCTCTCGCGGGTGGCCAGGTTCCTAATGCTCATGCCCTTGCCGTCAACCCGCTCGACCTCGTAGACGTTGCCGTGCCTGTCCGCTACCAGGTCTCCCTTCTGAAACTTGGGGATCCTCACGCTCACGCTGGTGCGGTACACTTCCCTGCTCGTCTGCCTGTCAACCCCAACGAGTTCGTAGGCCTCGCTTATCGTGCCCCCGAAGCGCTCCCTTATCGCCTGCGCCAGCTTCCTGGCGCTCGACGTGGAGCCCATGTAGAAGTCCAAGCCTTCTTCCTTCTCTATCGTGTCTTGGATGAAGCCCATCCTATCCCTGCGCATTATCTCATCCACCTTCTCCTCGACGAGTTTTCCGATGGCCTTCCTTTCCTCATCGGTTAGTGGCCTGTCCTCGGCGCGGACCTGGAGTATCGCCTCGAAGTAACCGCCTAAGAACTTTGAGCAGCGAGGACAGACCGTCTGCCGGACGTAGACGGTAACGTGCTTGGTCTCGTCGTGAAGCTCCCTCTGAAGCTCATGTATCCTCGCCTTGACCCTGACCTCGTAGGTGATTATCGCCGGGAAGTACTCTATGTGCCAGTCAACGGGCTGGAAGGCAACGAGGGCCTTCCCAACCGGAAGCTCCTCCGTCTCCTCAAGTTCCTCGAGGGGGACTATCTCAAACTCCCTCACCCTCTCGTCCAGTGAGTCCCCAATGGTTTCCAGCAGGGCGTTATCTGCAACCTCAAATATCAGCTCCTCAAGGTCGTAGCTGTTCGGATCGACCCAAACGCCCCTGCGCTTGTAGCTCCCGCAGTTCTGGCAGAGTTCGGTGTTTATCTCGCCTTCAATGAGCAGAACGGGGTTTTCCTTTCGGTAACAGACCTGACAGAGGCCGTCTATCAGCGGCCCTCCCTCGCTCTCGCTTATCCCGCATCTGTAACAGAACCTCTCGCTCATTCATCTCACCGGGGAGAAGTGAGAAAGGGAGTTTAAAAATCTAATCACAGAAAGAGCTTTGCCATCTGAGCGTGGGGAACGCCCGCAATCCTCAGGATGCGCTCCTCATCCACGTAACCAAGTTCAATCGCCCTGGAGACGCACCTTTCTCCAGTCAGGTTTGCTATCGTGGCCTCTTCGAGCAGCGAGCCGAGGGC
The Thermococcus radiotolerans genome window above contains:
- a CDS encoding DUF424 domain-containing protein, encoding MIYVKVYRVQGEVLLAACDEELLGKTFREGELKLEVKERFYKGELVEEDALGSLLEEATIANLTGERCVSRAIELGYVDEERILRIAGVPHAQMAKLFL
- a CDS encoding 60S ribosomal export protein NMD3; translated protein: MSERFCYRCGISESEGGPLIDGLCQVCYRKENPVLLIEGEINTELCQNCGSYKRRGVWVDPNSYDLEELIFEVADNALLETIGDSLDERVREFEIVPLEELEETEELPVGKALVAFQPVDWHIEYFPAIITYEVRVKARIHELQRELHDETKHVTVYVRQTVCPRCSKFLGGYFEAILQVRAEDRPLTDEERKAIGKLVEEKVDEIMRRDRMGFIQDTIEKEEGLDFYMGSTSSARKLAQAIRERFGGTISEAYELVGVDRQTSREVYRTSVSVRIPKFQKGDLVADRHGNVYEVERVDGKGMSIRNLATRESEYHDWKTVKREGIDVVEGERSEAMVTSITPREVQLMDMETYETYELERPSMELKEGEVYRMIEVKGRKYFLGRKE